The Puntigrus tetrazona isolate hp1 chromosome 23, ASM1883169v1, whole genome shotgun sequence genome has a segment encoding these proteins:
- the LOC122329143 gene encoding serine/threonine-protein kinase pim-1-like, whose product MALQHSADHRSDPSVHETMALQDLTDPPEDHLSCSSDPGQEPPGFVPTCLQDSADHQSDPSDFETMAPQDPTDPPEDHLSGSSDPGQELPGFVQTCLQNSADHQSDPSVLETMALQDLTDPPEDHLSGLSVPGQEPPGFEPTCVQNSADHQSDPSVHETMALQDLTDPPEDLLSGLSDPGQEPPGFVPTCLQDSADLLPGPSALEPVPPKFPAACKHRRIKDQTRAACFSRPTPVPFDEIYEVGDELGQGGFGTVYEGTSKNQRKKVAIKIILKCERDRYIELPGCSKPLFAEVAANLLLTQAPLSPYIVYMLEWFEEEDRFILILEHPEPCKDLLKFVVNNMHWANELQTRSLMYQAVLGAKHCLDRGVFHRDIKLNNFLINTTTNRVQLIDFGCSDLVKSTGYLGDFIGGVCPPEYYNDLRYKAEPTTVWSLGVMMYAMMCKCRPFSSPEDMMHGSLSFNVRVSTELQNLISRCLTVDPTKRATIEEILQHKWF is encoded by the exons ATGGCTCTGCAGCATTCAGCTGATCATCGGTCAGATCCCTCTGTCCATGAAACCATGGCTCTACAAGATCTGACAGATCCTCCAGAAGATCATCTGTCTTGTTCGTctgatcctggtcaagaaccGCCTGGTTTTGTGCCAACGTGTCTGCAGGATTCGGCTGATCATCAGTCGGATCCATCTGACTTCGAAACCATGGCTCCACAAGATCCgactgatcctccagaagaCCATTTGTCTGGTTCGTctgatcctggtcaagaacTGCCTGGTTTTGTGCAAACATGTTTGCAGAattcagctgatcatcaatCGGATCCATCTGTCCTTGAAACCATGGCTCTACAAGATCtgactgatcctccagaagatcaTCTGTCTGGTTTGTCTGTTCCTGGTCAAGAACCCCCTGGTTTTGAACCAACATGTGTGCAGAATTCAGCTGATCATCAGTCGGATCCATCTGTCCATGAAACCATGGCTCTACAAGATCtgactgatcctccagaagatcTTTTGTCTGGCTTGTCGGATCCTGGTCAAGAACCGCCTGGTTTTGTACCAACGTGTCTGcaggattcagctgatcttcttcCAGGCCCGTCAGCTCTTGAGCCAGTACCCCCAAAATTTCCAGCTGCTTGCAAGCATAGACGAATCAAGGATCAAACCCGAGCAGCCTGTTTCAGCCGTCCAACTCCAG taccatttgatgagatttatgaagTGGGAGATGAGCTTGGACAAGGAGGCTTTGGCACTGTGTACGAGGGGACTTCAAAAAATCAACGCAAGAAG gttgccatcaaaatcATCCTCAAGTGTGAAAGAGACCGTTATATTGAACTA cctggctgttcaaagccactgtttgcagaagtggctgcAAACCTGCTGCTGACACAGGCTCCATTAAGCCCCTACATTGTGTACATGCTGGAATggtttgaagaggaggatcggttcatcctcatcctggaaCATCCGGAACCCTGCAAGGACTTGCTCAAATTTGTGGTTAACAACATGCATTGGGCGAACGAATTACAGACACGTAGCCTGATGTATCAAGCGGTGCTCGGGGCCAAGCACTGTCTTGACCGAGGTGTCTTTCACCGGGACATTAAGTTGAATAACTTTCTGATCAACACGACGACTAACCGAGTCcaactaatagactttggctgcagTGACCTCGTCAAAAGTACAGGCTACTTGGGTGATTTTATAG GAGGAGTCTGCCCGCCTGAATACTACAACGACTTAAGATACAAGGCAGAGCCAACAACCGTCTGGTCTCTGGGTGTAATGATGTACGCAATGATGTGCAAATGTCGACCCTTTAGCagtcctgaagacatgatgcatgGCAGTCTGAGTTTTAACGTTAGAGTATCCACAG aattgcagaatttgataagtcgctgcctgactgttgacccaactaagagagcgactattgaggagatcctacagcataaatggttt
- the LOC122329142 gene encoding uncharacterized protein LOC122329142, whose protein sequence is MELKSKKSSILVDNTIRAGEKNITDPSGANPEASPAAAAMENSPAEKPAKHKKKSLCAFFKKTWLAVKSTRRGNKTAPPQLVTDTDSADLQCGPSDLEPAAHCHPADPQPGPSGLEPITLQDQPDPLPCLSSITPIDCDENPADPKPAEENQTNTKKKKRILTLFKRLWRAVKCASTRKKHNKVAPLCAQPDSDSADPQSDPNILEPMALQHSADHRSDPSVHETMALQDLTDPPEDHLSCSSDPGQEPPGFVPTCRQDSADHQSDPSDFKPWLYKI, encoded by the exons atggagctcaagtctaaaaagagttcaatattagtagataatacaataagagctggagaaaaaaacatcactgaccctTCAGGAGCAAATCCAGaggcttctcctgcagcagcagctatggagaacagcccagcag aaaaaccagctaaacacaagaagaaaagcctttgtGCATTCTTCAAGAAGACATGGCTTGCTGTGAAAAGCACTCGTCGAGGCAACAAAACAGCCCCTCCTCAGCTTGTGACGGACacagattcagctgatcttcagtGTGGTCCTTCTGATCTCGAACCAGCAGCACACTGTCATCCAGCTGATCCACAGCCAGGCCCGTCCGGCCTAGAGCCAATAACTCTACAGGATCAACCTGATCCTCTGCCATGTCTGTCCAGCATCACACCGATagactgtgatgaaaatccagctgatCCCAAGCCAGCTGAAG aaaatcaaacaaacacaaagaagaagaaacgcattctcacactcttcaaaagattgtggcgggctgtaaaatgtgcatcaacacggaaaaagcacaacaaagtggCTCCTCTTTGTGCACAACCcgactccgattcagctgatccTCAGTCGGATCCAAACATTCTTGAACCGATGGCTCTGCAGCATTCAGCTGATCATCGGTCAGATCCCTCTGTCCATGAAACCATGGCTCTACAAGATCTGACAGATCCTCCAGAAGATCATCTGTCTTGTTCGTctgatcctggtcaagaaccGCCTGGTTTTGTGCCAACGTGTCGGCAGGATTCGGCTGATCATCAGTCGGATCCATCTGACTTCAAACCATGGCTCTACAAGATCtga